In the Burkholderia cenocepacia genome, one interval contains:
- a CDS encoding L-carnitine dehydrogenase translates to MAVKTDIKTFAAIGTGVIGSGWISRALAHGLDVVVWDPAPGAEARLRANVANAWPALERVGLAPGADPARLRFVSTIEACVADADFIQESAPEREALKLELHEQISRAAKPDAIIASSTSGLLPTDFYARATHPERCVVGHPFNPVYLLPLVEVLGGARTSPEAVEGAMEVYRKLGMRPLHVRKEVPGFIADRLLEALWREALHLVNEGVATTGEIDDAIRFGAGIRWSFMGTFLTYTLAGGDAGMRHFMQQFGPALELPWTKLVAPTLTDALIDSVVEGTTEQQGTRSIKALERYRDECITEVLKSIAAVKARHGMRFED, encoded by the coding sequence ATGGCTGTGAAGACCGACATCAAGACGTTTGCCGCCATCGGCACCGGCGTGATCGGCAGCGGATGGATTTCCCGCGCGCTCGCGCACGGTCTCGACGTGGTCGTGTGGGACCCGGCGCCGGGCGCCGAAGCGCGACTGCGCGCGAACGTCGCGAACGCGTGGCCCGCGCTCGAACGCGTCGGCCTCGCGCCAGGCGCCGATCCCGCGCGGCTGCGCTTCGTATCGACGATCGAGGCATGCGTCGCCGATGCGGATTTCATCCAGGAGAGCGCGCCCGAGCGCGAGGCGCTGAAGCTCGAACTGCACGAGCAGATCAGCCGCGCGGCGAAGCCCGACGCGATCATCGCGTCGTCGACGTCGGGGCTGCTGCCGACCGACTTCTACGCGCGGGCCACGCATCCGGAGCGCTGCGTGGTCGGTCACCCGTTCAATCCCGTCTATCTGCTGCCGCTCGTCGAGGTGCTCGGCGGCGCGCGCACGTCGCCGGAAGCGGTCGAGGGCGCGATGGAGGTCTATCGCAAGCTCGGCATGCGGCCGCTGCACGTGCGCAAGGAAGTGCCGGGCTTCATCGCGGACCGCCTGCTCGAGGCGTTGTGGCGCGAGGCGCTGCATCTCGTCAACGAAGGCGTCGCGACGACCGGCGAGATCGACGATGCGATCCGCTTCGGCGCGGGTATCCGCTGGTCGTTCATGGGTACGTTCCTGACCTACACGCTGGCTGGCGGCGACGCGGGCATGCGACACTTCATGCAGCAATTCGGCCCCGCGCTCGAATTGCCGTGGACGAAGCTGGTCGCGCCGACGCTCACCGACGCGCTGATCGACAGCGTCGTCGAAGGCACGACCGAGCAGCAGGGCACGCGCAGCATCAAGGCGCTCGAACGCTATCGCGACGAGTGCATCACCGAGGTGCTGAAATCGATCGCCGCGGTGAAGGCGCGGCACGGGATGCGATTCGAGGACTAA
- a CDS encoding DUF4148 domain-containing protein has protein sequence MKSLVSAVVAAAALSASFGAFAQQSTVTRAQVRNELVQLEQAGYKPGVSSPYYPNDIQSAEARVHGVDSSGYGAQPAPLVHSGAPAAASSNARDSIFFGQ, from the coding sequence ATGAAATCGCTCGTTTCCGCAGTCGTCGCCGCTGCCGCCCTGTCCGCTTCGTTCGGCGCATTCGCTCAACAAAGCACCGTGACGCGCGCTCAAGTGCGCAACGAACTGGTCCAGCTCGAACAGGCCGGCTACAAGCCGGGCGTGTCGAGCCCGTACTACCCGAACGACATCCAGAGCGCCGAAGCGCGCGTTCATGGTGTCGACAGCAGCGGCTACGGCGCGCAACCGGCTCCGCTCGTCCACTCGGGCGCGCCGGCTGCCGCTTCGTCGAACGCACGCGACTCGATCTTCTTCGGCCAGTAA
- a CDS encoding oxidoreductase → MHAWSARHVPAQGGKVAVVTGANSGLGWHLAETLAAKGATVVMGCRDATRGAQAADAIRRLHPHARVEVDPLDLADLASIARFAADVGERHGRVDILCNNAGVMFLPLRHTRDGFEMQFGTNHLGHFALTGQLLPALRAARRARVVTMSSGFNRGGRIRVDDLRAAHRYNRYLAYCDSKLANLVFALELQRRFERAAFAGISVAAHPGYAATNLQFAGPAMDRSPTRAALMRAANRYLAQPADQGALPAIHAATSPDLAGGAYIGPSGWFESRGLPAPASVPRAARNVATAALLWEASEAATGVRFLSSGAPAGRASGRPFDTAAEAR, encoded by the coding sequence ATGCATGCATGGAGCGCGCGCCACGTCCCGGCGCAAGGCGGCAAGGTCGCGGTCGTGACCGGCGCCAATAGCGGCCTCGGCTGGCACCTCGCGGAAACGCTGGCCGCGAAAGGCGCGACGGTCGTGATGGGCTGCCGCGACGCCACCCGCGGCGCGCAGGCCGCCGACGCGATTCGCCGGCTTCATCCTCATGCACGCGTCGAAGTCGATCCGCTCGACCTCGCCGATCTCGCGTCGATCGCACGCTTCGCGGCCGACGTCGGCGAACGCCACGGCCGCGTCGACATCCTCTGCAACAACGCCGGCGTGATGTTCCTGCCGCTGCGGCACACGCGCGACGGCTTCGAGATGCAGTTCGGCACCAACCACCTCGGCCATTTCGCGCTGACCGGCCAGCTGCTGCCGGCGCTGCGCGCCGCACGTCGGGCGCGCGTCGTCACGATGTCGAGCGGCTTCAACCGAGGCGGCCGGATTCGCGTGGACGACCTGCGCGCCGCGCATCGCTACAACCGTTATCTCGCCTATTGCGACAGCAAGCTCGCGAACCTCGTGTTCGCGCTCGAGCTGCAGCGCCGCTTCGAGCGCGCGGCGTTCGCCGGCATCAGCGTCGCCGCGCACCCCGGCTATGCGGCGACCAACCTGCAGTTCGCGGGCCCGGCAATGGACCGCTCGCCCACCCGCGCCGCGCTGATGCGTGCCGCGAACCGTTATCTCGCGCAGCCGGCCGATCAGGGCGCGCTGCCCGCGATTCATGCCGCCACGTCGCCCGATCTGGCCGGCGGCGCGTACATCGGCCCGTCCGGCTGGTTCGAATCGCGGGGGCTGCCGGCACCGGCAAGCGTGCCGCGCGCGGCGCGCAACGTGGCAACGGCGGCGTTGCTGTGGGAAGCCTCGGAAGCCGCGACGGGCGTGCGCTTTCTCAGTTCCGGCGCACCCGCGGGCCGCGCGTCGGGCCGGCCGTTCGATACGGCGGCCGAAGCACGCTGA
- a CDS encoding SDR family oxidoreductase — MDLNLQDKVVIVTGGASGIGAAISMRLAGEGAVPVVFARHAPDDGFWRELTQQQPRAACVTVELQDDAQCRDGVAQTLARFGRIDGLVNNAGINDSIGLDAGRDAFVASLERNLIHYYVMAHYCVPHLKAARGAIVNISSKTAVTGQGNTSGYCASKGAQLALTREWAVALRDDGVRVNAVIPAEVMTPLYQNWIAGFDDPQAKVAEIAGKVPLGQRFTTADEIADTAVFLLSERASHTTGQWLFVDGGYTHLDRAIS; from the coding sequence GTGGATTTGAATCTGCAAGACAAGGTCGTGATCGTGACCGGCGGCGCGTCGGGTATCGGCGCCGCGATCTCGATGCGGCTGGCCGGCGAAGGCGCGGTTCCCGTGGTGTTCGCGCGCCACGCGCCGGACGACGGCTTCTGGCGCGAACTCACGCAGCAACAGCCGCGCGCCGCGTGCGTCACTGTCGAACTGCAGGACGACGCACAGTGCCGCGACGGCGTCGCGCAGACCCTCGCGCGCTTCGGCCGTATCGACGGCCTCGTCAACAACGCGGGCATCAACGACAGCATCGGGCTCGACGCCGGGCGCGATGCGTTCGTCGCGTCGCTCGAACGCAACCTGATCCACTACTACGTGATGGCGCACTACTGCGTGCCGCACCTGAAGGCGGCGCGCGGCGCGATCGTCAACATCTCGTCGAAGACGGCCGTGACCGGGCAGGGCAACACGAGCGGCTATTGCGCGTCGAAGGGCGCGCAGCTCGCGCTGACGCGCGAATGGGCCGTCGCATTGCGCGACGACGGCGTGCGCGTGAACGCGGTGATTCCGGCCGAGGTGATGACGCCGCTCTATCAGAACTGGATCGCCGGCTTCGACGATCCGCAAGCGAAGGTCGCGGAAATTGCCGGCAAGGTGCCGCTCGGCCAGCGCTTCACGACGGCCGACGAGATCGCCGATACAGCGGTGTTCCTGCTGTCGGAGCGTGCGTCGCACACGACGGGCCAGTGGTTGTTCGTCGACGGCGGCTACACGCATCTCGATCGTGCGATCAGCTGA
- a CDS encoding 3-keto-5-aminohexanoate cleavage protein: MNHEVIITCAVTGAGDTVGKHPAIPVTPKEIAAAAIEAAKAGATVAHCHVRDPQTGRGSRDPNLYREVVDRIRSADVDVIINLTAGMGGDLEIGPGEDPMRFGKGTDLVGGLTRLAHVEELLPEICTLDCGTLNFGDGDYIYVSTPAQLRAGAKRIQELGVKPELEIFDTGHLWFAKQLLKEGLLDDPPLFQLCLGIPWGAPADTGTMKAMVDNLPPGAHWAGFGIGRMQMPMVAQAMLLGGHVRVGLEDNIWLDRGVHATNGTLVQRAREIVERLGGRVLTPAEGRRKLGLPARGERALERRAIAEFA, encoded by the coding sequence ATGAACCACGAAGTCATCATCACCTGCGCCGTCACCGGCGCGGGCGATACGGTCGGCAAGCATCCGGCGATTCCGGTCACGCCGAAGGAGATCGCGGCCGCCGCGATCGAAGCCGCGAAGGCCGGCGCGACGGTCGCCCACTGCCACGTGCGCGATCCGCAGACGGGGCGCGGCAGCCGCGACCCGAACCTGTATCGCGAAGTGGTCGACCGCATCCGCTCGGCCGACGTCGACGTGATCATCAACCTGACGGCCGGCATGGGCGGCGATCTCGAGATCGGCCCCGGCGAGGACCCGATGCGCTTCGGCAAGGGCACCGATCTGGTCGGCGGCCTCACGCGCCTCGCGCACGTCGAGGAACTGCTGCCCGAGATCTGCACGCTCGACTGCGGCACGCTGAATTTCGGCGACGGCGACTACATCTACGTGTCGACGCCCGCGCAGTTGCGCGCCGGCGCGAAGCGCATCCAGGAACTCGGCGTGAAGCCGGAGCTGGAGATCTTCGATACGGGCCATCTGTGGTTCGCGAAGCAGTTGCTCAAGGAAGGGCTGCTCGACGATCCGCCGCTGTTCCAGCTGTGCCTCGGCATTCCGTGGGGCGCGCCGGCCGACACGGGCACGATGAAGGCGATGGTCGACAACCTGCCGCCCGGCGCGCACTGGGCGGGCTTCGGGATCGGCCGCATGCAGATGCCGATGGTCGCGCAGGCGATGCTGCTCGGCGGCCACGTGCGCGTGGGCCTCGAAGACAACATCTGGCTCGACCGCGGCGTGCATGCGACCAACGGCACGCTCGTCCAGCGCGCCCGCGAGATCGTCGAGCGCCTCGGCGGCCGCGTGCTGACGCCGGCCGAAGGCCGCCGCAAGCTCGGCCTGCCGGCGCGCGGCGAACGTGCGCTCGAACGTCGCGCGATCGCCGAATTCGCGTGA
- a CDS encoding thioesterase family protein: MTGDTPLTIYRDVVRPEWVDYNGHLRDAFYLLIFSFATDALLDRIGLDDAARRERGRSVYTLEAHVNYLHEIKEGTPVRVDARVLAHDAKRLHLYLELFADGHDDAVSASEQMLLHVDTRDGAKSAPFDDDVAARVAELHALQRECAAPAYAGRVIGLPPRR; encoded by the coding sequence ATGACGGGCGATACCCCGCTGACGATTTACCGCGACGTCGTGCGGCCCGAATGGGTCGACTACAACGGCCACCTGCGCGATGCGTTCTACCTGCTGATCTTCAGCTTCGCGACCGATGCGCTGCTGGATCGCATCGGCCTCGACGACGCCGCGCGCCGCGAGCGGGGGCGCTCGGTCTACACGCTCGAAGCGCACGTGAACTATCTGCACGAGATCAAGGAAGGCACGCCGGTGCGTGTCGATGCGCGCGTGCTCGCGCACGACGCGAAGCGGCTGCACCTGTATCTCGAGCTGTTCGCCGACGGGCATGACGACGCGGTATCGGCGAGCGAGCAGATGCTGCTGCACGTCGATACGCGCGACGGCGCGAAATCGGCGCCGTTCGACGACGACGTGGCCGCGCGCGTGGCCGAACTGCATGCGTTGCAGCGCGAGTGTGCGGCGCCTGCGTATGCGGGCCGCGTGATCGGGCTGCCGCCGCGCCGCTAG
- a CDS encoding alpha/beta hydrolase yields the protein MLEPEIAAFVAAVDAWYPADAAARSPDEQRRLYDRFAAEWTPAALPAGIVQHDAVWRAPGGRTIALRRYTCAHGTPRGTVLFFHGGGFVVGSLDSHALITAQLAADTGLDVIAVDYRLAPEHRAPAALDDCLEVTRAARDAHWPLGSCVPPLTLAGDSAGGTLAAAVATALRDAGERNVDGVALVYPMLGFEPQSPARDAEAHAPMLTLDDVHRYRELYWGGDLADVLRDGNPLLRASVPLEAIRFDGLPPVLATGAEHDPLRDDARVYVERIRAAGGIAHYWMGEGLVHGCWRALGTSPQAARMHRLVGGFLLAPHA from the coding sequence ATGCTCGAACCGGAAATCGCGGCGTTCGTCGCGGCCGTCGACGCGTGGTATCCGGCCGATGCGGCGGCGCGTTCGCCCGACGAGCAGCGCCGTCTCTACGACCGCTTCGCGGCCGAATGGACGCCAGCCGCGCTGCCGGCCGGCATCGTGCAGCACGACGCCGTGTGGCGCGCACCGGGCGGCCGCACGATCGCACTGCGGCGCTATACGTGCGCACACGGTACACCGCGCGGCACGGTGCTGTTTTTTCATGGCGGCGGCTTCGTCGTCGGCTCGCTCGACAGCCATGCGCTGATCACCGCGCAACTGGCAGCCGATACGGGCCTCGACGTGATCGCCGTCGACTATCGGCTCGCGCCCGAGCACCGTGCGCCGGCCGCGCTCGACGATTGCCTGGAAGTCACGCGTGCCGCACGCGACGCGCATTGGCCGCTCGGGTCGTGCGTGCCTCCGCTGACGCTCGCGGGCGACAGCGCGGGCGGGACGCTCGCGGCGGCGGTGGCGACCGCGCTGCGCGATGCGGGCGAACGCAACGTGGACGGCGTCGCGCTCGTCTATCCGATGCTCGGTTTCGAACCGCAGTCGCCCGCGCGCGACGCGGAAGCGCACGCGCCGATGCTGACGCTCGATGACGTGCATCGCTATCGAGAACTGTACTGGGGCGGTGACTTGGCCGATGTGCTGCGCGACGGCAACCCGCTGTTGCGTGCATCGGTCCCGCTCGAAGCTATACGCTTCGACGGCTTGCCGCCGGTGCTCGCGACCGGCGCGGAGCATGATCCGCTGCGCGACGATGCGCGCGTGTATGTCGAACGGATTCGCGCGGCCGGCGGTATCGCGCACTACTGGATGGGAGAGGGGCTGGTGCATGGCTGCTGGCGCGCGCTCGGGACGAGCCCGCAGGCCGCGCGGATGCACCGGCTGGTCGGCGGGTTCTTGCTCGCACCACACGCGTAG
- a CDS encoding DUF3331 domain-containing protein, whose translation MKASQSLPALDPADVHVEILERSDTLLVVRWVEPGRCHYGEQRWRRRFAQRTGTCALSRQVIHRGDEVFRPAERPAPANAAAMISAAEVLALAGSR comes from the coding sequence ATGAAGGCCTCCCAATCCCTGCCTGCGCTCGATCCCGCCGACGTCCACGTCGAAATCCTCGAACGTTCCGATACGCTGCTCGTCGTCCGCTGGGTCGAGCCCGGCCGCTGTCACTACGGCGAGCAACGCTGGCGCCGCCGCTTCGCGCAGCGCACCGGCACCTGCGCGCTGTCGCGCCAGGTTATCCATCGCGGCGACGAAGTGTTCCGCCCGGCCGAGCGTCCGGCCCCCGCGAACGCCGCCGCCATGATCTCCGCCGCCGAGGTACTCGCGCTGGCCGGCAGCAGGTAA
- a CDS encoding TauD/TfdA family dioxygenase yields the protein MQAAAQHRIEDWRTFSADAAIAAATIGDDVVEVEWSDARRSPFHFDWLRDNCACSACVHAITREQVFEIADAREDLSALTVHVETDGALHVEWNDGHRSAWSPGWLRAHAYDDASRAERLAAHGRHVWTGDDATAIGVFAWRDVMEDDRALLAWLGALQRTGLTLVEGVPAERGRVDEIARRVGLIRESNFGVLFDVESKPRPDSNAYTSLNLPPHTDLPTRELQPGVQFLHCLANDATGGDSIFLDGFALADALRREHPNDFEQLASTPFEFWNKSANSDYRCSAPVIGLDARGNVTEVRVANFLRGPLDAPAGSVAAVYRAYRRFLALAREPRFRVQRRLRAGDMWAFDNRRVLHARTGFDPSTGRRHLQGCYVDRDELLSRWRVLSRSAPAGAAAVGG from the coding sequence CTGCAGGCAGCGGCGCAACACCGTATCGAGGACTGGCGGACGTTTTCGGCCGACGCGGCGATCGCGGCGGCGACGATCGGCGATGACGTAGTGGAGGTCGAGTGGAGCGACGCGCGACGCTCGCCGTTCCATTTCGACTGGCTGCGCGACAACTGCGCGTGTTCCGCGTGCGTGCATGCGATCACGCGCGAACAGGTGTTCGAGATCGCCGATGCGCGTGAGGATCTGTCGGCGCTCACCGTGCACGTCGAGACCGACGGCGCGCTGCATGTGGAATGGAACGACGGGCACCGCAGCGCGTGGTCGCCGGGCTGGTTGCGTGCGCATGCGTACGACGACGCGTCGCGTGCGGAGCGCCTGGCCGCGCACGGGCGGCACGTATGGACCGGCGACGATGCGACGGCGATCGGCGTATTCGCGTGGCGTGACGTGATGGAGGACGACCGCGCGCTGCTCGCATGGCTCGGCGCGTTGCAGCGCACGGGGCTCACGCTCGTCGAAGGCGTACCGGCCGAGCGCGGCCGCGTCGACGAGATCGCACGACGTGTCGGCCTGATCCGCGAAAGTAATTTCGGTGTGCTGTTCGACGTCGAATCGAAGCCGCGCCCGGACAGCAATGCGTATACGTCGCTGAATCTTCCGCCGCACACCGACCTGCCGACGCGTGAATTGCAGCCGGGCGTGCAGTTTCTGCATTGCCTCGCGAACGACGCGACGGGCGGCGACAGCATTTTCCTCGACGGCTTCGCGCTCGCGGATGCGCTGCGGCGCGAACATCCGAACGATTTCGAGCAGCTCGCATCGACGCCGTTCGAGTTCTGGAACAAGAGCGCGAACAGCGACTACCGCTGTTCGGCGCCGGTGATCGGCCTCGACGCACGCGGCAACGTGACGGAAGTGCGCGTCGCGAACTTCCTGCGCGGGCCGCTCGATGCGCCGGCCGGTTCGGTCGCGGCGGTCTATCGTGCGTACCGGCGGTTTCTCGCGCTGGCGCGCGAGCCGCGCTTTCGCGTACAGCGCCGGCTGCGGGCGGGCGACATGTGGGCGTTCGACAACCGGCGCGTGCTGCATGCGCGCACCGGGTTCGATCCGTCGACGGGCCGTCGGCACCTGCAGGGCTGTTACGTCGATCGCGACGAGTTGCTGTCGCGCTGGCGCGTGCTGTCGCGGTCGGCGCCGGCCGGGGCTGCGGCCGTGGGCGGCTGA
- a CDS encoding L-fuconate dehydratase, whose product MPIIRSMRVLDVRFPTSRQLDGSDAMNPDPDYSAAYVVLETDRDGLEGHGLTFTIGRGNEICCAAIDAMRHLVVGLDLDWIREDMGRFWRHVTSDSQLRWIGPDKGAIHLATGAVVNAVWDLWAKAVGKPLWRLVADLSPEELVRAIDFRYLTDCLSPDEALDLLRRQAPGKAARIAALERDGYPCYTTSAGWLGYSDDKLRRLCREAVDEGFEYVKLKVGANLEDDIRRVTIAREVIGPDRKLMIDANQVWEVDEAIDWVRELAFARPWFIEEPTSPDDVEGHRKIREAIAPVQVATGEMCQNRVLFKQFIARGAIDVVQIDACRLGGVNEILAVMLMAAKYGLPVCPHAGGVGLCEYVQHLSMIDYVCISGTKEGRVTEYVDHLHEHFVEPCVVRGAAYMPPTAPGFSIEMKPESLEQYRFRG is encoded by the coding sequence ATGCCTATCATTCGATCGATGCGCGTCCTCGACGTGCGCTTTCCGACCTCGCGCCAGCTCGACGGCTCCGACGCGATGAATCCGGACCCCGACTATTCGGCGGCCTACGTCGTGCTCGAAACCGACCGCGACGGGCTCGAAGGCCACGGGCTCACGTTCACCATCGGGCGCGGCAACGAAATCTGCTGCGCGGCGATCGACGCGATGCGTCACCTCGTCGTCGGCCTCGACCTCGACTGGATTCGCGAGGACATGGGCCGCTTCTGGCGGCACGTCACGTCGGACAGCCAGTTGCGCTGGATCGGCCCGGACAAGGGCGCGATCCACCTGGCGACGGGCGCCGTCGTCAACGCGGTGTGGGATTTGTGGGCGAAGGCCGTCGGCAAGCCGCTGTGGCGTCTCGTCGCCGACCTGAGCCCGGAGGAGCTGGTGCGGGCGATCGACTTCCGCTACCTGACCGACTGCCTGAGCCCGGACGAAGCGCTCGACCTGCTGCGCCGGCAGGCGCCCGGCAAGGCCGCGCGGATCGCCGCGCTGGAGCGCGACGGCTACCCGTGCTACACGACGTCGGCCGGCTGGCTCGGCTACAGCGACGACAAGTTGCGCCGGCTGTGCCGCGAGGCGGTGGACGAAGGTTTCGAGTACGTGAAGCTGAAAGTCGGTGCGAACCTCGAGGACGACATCCGCCGCGTGACGATCGCGCGCGAGGTGATCGGCCCCGACCGCAAGCTGATGATCGACGCGAACCAGGTGTGGGAAGTCGACGAGGCGATCGACTGGGTGCGCGAACTCGCGTTCGCGCGGCCGTGGTTCATCGAGGAGCCGACGAGCCCCGACGACGTCGAGGGGCATCGCAAGATCCGCGAGGCGATCGCGCCGGTGCAGGTCGCGACCGGCGAGATGTGCCAGAACCGCGTGCTGTTCAAGCAGTTCATCGCGCGCGGCGCGATCGACGTCGTGCAGATCGACGCGTGCCGGCTCGGCGGCGTGAACGAGATTCTCGCGGTGATGCTGATGGCCGCGAAGTACGGGCTGCCAGTGTGCCCGCACGCGGGCGGCGTCGGGCTGTGCGAGTACGTGCAGCACCTGTCGATGATCGACTACGTGTGCATTTCCGGTACGAAGGAAGGGCGCGTGACCGAGTACGTCGATCACCTGCACGAGCATTTCGTCGAACCGTGCGTGGTGCGCGGCGCGGCGTACATGCCGCCGACGGCGCCCGGTTTCTCGATCGAGATGAAGCCCGAATCGCTGGAGCAGTACCGGTTCCGCGGCTGA
- a CDS encoding ureidoglycolate lyase: MKLLRFGDKHHEKPGLLDAQGHIRDLSGVIDDIAGDALTPASLARLRDIPPSSLPLVEGTPRLGACVGRVGKFICIGLNYSDHAAESGMEVPKEPVVFGKWTSAISGPNDDVEIPRGSEKTDWEVELGVVIGQGGRYIDEADALSHVAGYCVVNDVSEREYQLERGGTWDKGKGNDTFGPIGPWLVTADEVPDPHALRLWLEVDGHRYQNGTTATMVFRVPHLISYLSRFMSLQPGDVISTGTPPGVGLGQKPPVYLRAGQVITLGIDGLGEQRQRTVQA; the protein is encoded by the coding sequence ATGAAACTGCTGAGATTTGGCGACAAACACCATGAAAAGCCGGGCCTGCTCGATGCGCAGGGCCACATTCGCGACCTGTCCGGCGTGATCGACGACATCGCCGGCGACGCGCTGACGCCTGCGTCGCTCGCGCGGCTGCGCGACATTCCGCCTTCGTCGCTGCCGCTCGTCGAAGGCACGCCGCGGCTCGGCGCGTGCGTCGGCCGTGTCGGCAAGTTCATCTGCATCGGCCTCAACTATTCCGACCACGCGGCCGAATCGGGGATGGAGGTGCCGAAGGAGCCCGTCGTGTTCGGCAAGTGGACGAGCGCGATCTCGGGCCCGAACGACGACGTCGAGATCCCGCGCGGCTCGGAGAAGACCGACTGGGAAGTCGAACTCGGCGTGGTGATCGGCCAGGGCGGCCGCTATATCGACGAAGCCGATGCGCTGTCGCACGTCGCCGGCTACTGCGTCGTGAACGACGTGTCGGAGCGCGAATACCAGCTCGAACGCGGCGGCACGTGGGACAAGGGCAAGGGCAACGACACGTTCGGCCCGATCGGCCCGTGGCTCGTGACGGCCGACGAAGTGCCCGATCCGCACGCGCTGCGGCTGTGGCTCGAGGTGGACGGCCACCGCTACCAGAACGGCACGACCGCGACGATGGTGTTTCGCGTGCCGCACCTGATCAGCTACCTGAGCCGTTTCATGAGCCTGCAACCGGGCGACGTGATCTCGACCGGCACGCCGCCTGGCGTCGGCCTCGGACAGAAGCCGCCCGTCTACCTGCGCGCCGGACAGGTGATCACGCTCGGCATCGACGGGCTCGGCGAGCAGCGCCAGCGTACCGTGCAGGCCTGA
- a CDS encoding SDR family oxidoreductase encodes MRLQGKRALVTAAGQGIGRATALRFASEGADVLATDINEAALVRLEADAERAGGRLVTRRLDVTATNEVAALAASERAFDVLFNCAGYVHHGSILECDEDAWAFSLNLNVTSMYRLIRALLPAMLEAGGGSIVNMASAASSVKGVPNRFVYGTTKAAVIGLTKAVAADFVERGIRCNAICPGTIESPSLEQRIADQARTRHVSADEVRQAFVARQPIGRIGSADEVAALALYLASDEASFTTGTIHLIDGGWSN; translated from the coding sequence ATGAGATTGCAGGGCAAACGCGCGCTGGTGACGGCGGCCGGGCAGGGCATCGGCCGCGCGACCGCGCTGCGGTTCGCGAGCGAGGGCGCCGACGTGCTGGCGACCGACATCAACGAAGCCGCGCTGGTGCGGCTTGAGGCCGACGCCGAACGCGCGGGCGGCCGGCTGGTCACGCGGCGGCTCGACGTCACCGCTACGAACGAGGTCGCGGCGCTCGCCGCGAGCGAACGCGCGTTCGACGTGCTGTTCAACTGCGCGGGCTACGTGCATCACGGCTCGATCCTCGAGTGCGACGAAGACGCGTGGGCGTTCTCGCTGAACCTGAACGTCACGTCGATGTACCGGCTGATTCGCGCGCTGCTGCCCGCGATGCTCGAAGCCGGCGGCGGGTCGATCGTCAACATGGCGTCGGCCGCGTCGAGCGTGAAGGGTGTGCCGAACCGCTTCGTGTACGGCACCACCAAGGCGGCGGTGATCGGGCTGACCAAGGCGGTGGCCGCCGATTTCGTCGAACGCGGCATCCGCTGCAACGCGATTTGCCCGGGCACGATCGAATCGCCGTCGCTGGAGCAGCGGATCGCCGACCAGGCGCGCACGCGTCACGTGTCCGCCGACGAGGTGCGCCAGGCGTTCGTCGCGCGCCAGCCGATCGGCCGTATCGGTAGCGCGGACGAAGTGGCCGCGCTCGCGCTGTACCTGGCGTCGGACGAAGCGTCGTTCACCACCGGCACGATTCACCTGATCGACGGCGGCTGGTCAAACTGA